In a genomic window of Myotis daubentonii chromosome X, mMyoDau2.1, whole genome shotgun sequence:
- the LOC132223348 gene encoding toll-like receptor 13 → MVTLRPGADKMGLKNLLAPQQIWLILIGFSLLSLAETYGFSKCAQYEFDIHHVFCIRKKITNLTDAICDIPGYTTHLNLTQNQIEVLPPHCFTNLTALVDLRLEWNSIWKIEERAFWGLENLTLLNLVENKIKIVNSSFEGLSNLETLLLSHNRITNIHKNAFVPLLKLKHLSLSRNFITNISNILEAVQHLPCLEYLDLTNNSIISLDHSPRLLASLTQLSLQGNKLMELNFSALSLPNLTTLDVSRNSHGVIQNVALETLPQLRSLNLSGTSVKLEMLPTKHLENLREMDLSAWEFRGGHLNLSSVCHLLRHLPMLQVLIFRKKATDAGDIKHLANCTRLLFLDLRQNNNLVHLNDSEFNAMPSLQRLNLNNCKLSFVSNRTWSALQNLTALDLSYNKFERFPDFAFSPLRYLQSLFLSRNPITELNDMAFYGLYSLKELNLAWCWIVKIDKYAFAHFPNLESLDLGGNNIRTLKRRTFQSLKKLQVLILSQNRLNIIEKYAFSGLTYLYKLDLAKNILSNIGTGIFLGLENLEVLNLSFNEITYETTRTLLSPPFMKLKSLKQLNLEGQMHGIQVVPTNFFQGLNGLQELLLGKNPMVFLDHLQFDSLTNLTKLDISGTKSGDRSLYLNISLFQKLKKLRMLRLENNNIESLTPGMFSGLESLQIFSLRFNNLKVINQSHLENLTSLMFFDIYGNKLQCNCDNVWFKNWSINSENVHIPYLQSYHCQPNTQNLLIDFDDAMCNFDLGKVYFLCSFTLTLTTMVVSWFSAKITSSLRYGLYIFRAWFQAKWHRTEKEFIYDAFVSFTATDEQWVYEELVPALEEGGQPTFKLCLHHRDFEPGIDIFENIQNAINTSRKTLCVVSNHYLRSEWCCLEVQLASIKMFYEHEDVIILIFLEEIPNYKLSTYHRLRKLVNRQTFITWPDSVHERPLFWARIRNALGNKSVEKDSAQLIVIE, encoded by the coding sequence atggtaACTCTGAGGCCTGGAGCTGACAAGATGGGCTTAAAGAACCTCCTGGCTCCTCAGCAGATCTGGCTCATTTTAATAGGATTTTCTCTGCTGTCTTTGGCAGAGACATACGGATTCAGTAAATGTGCACAGTATGAATTTGACATTCACCATGTTTTCTGCATTCGGAAGAAGATCACCAACTTGACAGATGCCATTTGTGACATCCCTGGATACACTACTCACCTCAACCTGACACAAAACCAAATTGAGGTCCTTCCTCCCCATTGCTTCACTAATTTGACTGCTCTGGTGGACTTACGACTGGAGTGGAATTCCATTTGGAAGATTGAGGAGAGGGCCTTTTGGGGACTTGAAAATTTGACCCTCTTAAATTTAGtagaaaataagattaaaattgTGAATAGCTCCTTTGAGGGCTTGTCCAACTTGGAAACTTTGCTCCTGAGCCATAATCGAATTACCAATATTCACAAAAATGCCTTTGTCCCTCTTTTAAAATTGAAACACTTAAGTTTATCTAGAaattttattactaatatttcCAATATTCTTGAAGCAGTCCAGCATCTTCCATGCCTAGAATACCTTGATCTCACTAACAATAGCATCATCTCCTTGGACCACAGTCCCAGGTTATTGGCCTCACTGACCCAGCTGAGCCTGCAGGGGAACAAACTAATGGAATTAAATTTCTCTGCTTTGTCACTGCCTAATCTGACCACTCTGGATGTCTCTCGGAATAGCCATGGAGTCATTCAGAATGTTGCTCTGGAAACTTTACCCCAGCTGAGGAGCTTGAATCTAAGTGGAACATCCGTAAAACTGGAGATGCTTCCAACCAAACACCTGGAAAATCTAAGGGAAATGGACCTTAGTGCCTGGGAGTTTAGAGGTGGTCATTTAAACTTGAGCAGTGTGTGTCACCTCCTCAGACACTTGCCCATGTTACaggttttgatttttagaaaaaaggCCACTGATGCAGGAGACATAAAACACCTTGCCAACTGTACCAGGCTTTTGTTCCTCGACCTGAGACAAAATAATAATCTGGTTCACCTCAATGACAGTGAGTTCAATGCTATGCCCAGCCTTCAAAGGCTGAATCTAAATAACTGCAAACTTTCCTTTGTCAGCAACCGGACCTGGAGTGCCCTCCAGAACTTAACAGCCCTAGATCTGAGCTACAACAAGTTTGAAAGATTTCCAGATTTTGCATTTTCACCCTTGAGATACCTAcaatctcttttcctctctagaAATCCCATCACAGAACTCAATGATATGGCCTTCTATGGGCTGTATTCTTTGAAGGAGCTCAACTTGGCTTGGTGCTGGATAGTGAAAATTGACAAGTATGCCTTTGCTCACTTTCCAAATTTGGAGAGTTTAGATCTTGGAGGCAACAATATTAGGACTCTAAAACGCAGAACTTTTCAGTCTCTGAAGAAACTCCAAGTTCTGATTCTCTCCCAGAACCGCCTGAATATTATAGAGAAGTATGCATTTTCAGGTCTAACTTATCTCTATAAACTTGACCTAGCAAAGAATATCTTGTCAAATATTGGGACAGGCATTTTCTTGGGCCTTGAAAATCTAGAAGTTTTGAATCTCAGTTTTAATGAAATTACATATGAAACTACCAGGACCTTGCTATCTCCTCCATTTATGAAGCTCAAGTCTTTGAAACAACTCAACCTAGAAGGACAAATGCATGGGATTCAGGTTGTTCCAACCAACTTCTTCCAAGGACTGAATGGCTTGCAGGAGCTACTACTAGGCAAAAATCCCATGGTATTCTTGGACCATCTCCAATTTGATTCCCTTACTAATCTCACAAAGTTGGATATCTCGGGAACAAAATCTGGAGACCGAAGTctctatttaaatatttccttattCCAAAAACTCAAAAAACTAAGAATGCTGCGCCTGGAAAACAATAACATTGAGTCCCTGACTCCTGGCATGTTCTCTGGCTTAGAAAGCCTTCAGATCTTCTCTTTAAGATTCAACAACCTAAAAGTCATTAATCAAAGTCATCTGGAGAACCTGACGTCACTGATGTTCTTTGATATCTATGGGAATAAACTTCAGTGCAACTGTGACAATGTGTGGTTCAAGAACTGGTCAATAAACTCAGAAAATGTCCATATCCCTTACCTCCAGAGCTATCACTGTCAGCCAAATACCCAGAATTTGTTGATAGATTTTGATGATGCAATGTGTAATTTTGATCTAGGAAAGGTTTACTTCCTCTGCTCCTTCACTCTCACCCTCACAACCATGGTTGTCTCTTGGTTCAGTGCCAAGATAACGTCATCTCTAAGGTATGGGCTCTACATATTTCGAGCCTGGTTCCAGGCCAAGTGGCATAGGACAGAGAAGGAATTCATCTATGATGCCTTTGTCTCTTTCACTGCCACTGATGAACAGTGGGTATATGAAGAGCTTGTTCCAGCCCTAGAAGAAGGTGGCCAGCCCACCTTTAAGCTCTGTCTTCACCACCGGGACTTTGAACCAGGTATAGATATCTTTGAGAACATACAGAATGCCATCAACACCAGCCGAAAAACTTTGTGTGTGGTAAGTAACCACTACCTGCGCAGTGAATGGTGCTGCCTTGAAGTACAGCTTGCCAGCATCAAGATGTTCTATGAGCATGAGGATGTTATCATCTTGATCTTCTTGGAAGAGATCCCAAACTATAAGTTATCCACCTACCACCGACTGAGGAAACTTGTGAATAGGCAGACATTTATCACCTGGCCAGACAGTGTACATGAGAGGCCACTCTTCTGGGCACGTATTAGAAATGCACTGGGCAACAAATCTGTGGAGAAAGACAGTGCACAGCTAATTGTGATTGAATGA